Genomic segment of Triticum aestivum cultivar Chinese Spring chromosome 6A, IWGSC CS RefSeq v2.1, whole genome shotgun sequence:
TAATTATTATATTTGTCTAAATGGGTTGGCCCACAGGTTAAAGGTCATACATGCATCTAACCATGCATTAACCTTTCTGAGGTCCATAAACCAAAAGAAGAGGTACACCTCTTTGTCTAACCCACAAGATTTGCTTTTCTTTAGTGTGGTGGGATGTATGAGGGAGACCATGTCACCGAAAAACGCTTTGACTTTTTTTTTCGAAGACCCTACCTCTTTTTTTATAGGGAGCGGGAACCCTACATCTTTGTCTAACCCACACTATTTGAACCTCAGTCTTGCTGCTTAATTGCTAAAGGCTTACTCTTACTTGTTGGAACCACTATACTTGCGACCATGTCAAAGGCGATCTACTATGCTCACAGACACATATCCATCAACTGACAGTTTGAGgggtccggctatagatgctctaagcGTTCATAGACACATGCCCATCAGCTTACGATCTTCTCCTTCCAAGTGAGGAACTGTGACTCTGTGAGGTGGACTTTTTGTACAAAGCAATAAGAATTTGAGGTGGGCTTTTTGTACAAAGCAATAAGAATTCGAGACCCCCACAAAGTCGTAAAGTGGTACGCGTGCAGTTGCAATCTTCAAAGTCTGTTGTCATGCTTCTGTACgtcataataaacagaataatTTGTAAGAGAAGATTGCATCTGAAGTAGGAGCAAACCTTAATAGCATCCACGCTAGATTTAATATGAAATGTTATTACCCACATGTACAATGATCCATGACATATATGCACTCCCATTGAAATACAATGACACTCTACTTGACACCAAATATTATAGCCACTCAACTACCAGCGAGACACCGGTAGTCAACACTCGACTTAACACGGCATATTATTAGCAACTCGGAAAAAAAATTAGGTGGCATCAAAATGACATCAACAAAAATTTCAAACAGAAATATTCAACAAAACTGACAGAATCCGAATGGACAGCTCTTGTTTTTTTATTTAGGAAATGGTAGTTTAGCATGCTTTCAGAATGGACAGTTTCAGGAAACTGTCAAACAAAAATATTCAAAATGGGCAGTTCCACCACAACACCATGCAGCAACTATTTTTCATATAGCAGGTACACCAAGAAATTTCACATGCCTTCACTTGGCTTGGCTCTCGTGCTGCTGGTCTCTTTGGTCTCTCCGACCAGCTCCTGCACCGAGCAGGAGAAGAGCTCCCTTCTCCAGCTCCTCGCCGGGCTCTCGCAGGACGGCGGCCTCACGACGTCGTGGCAGCACGACACCGACTGCTGCACATGGGAAGGGATCACCTGCAACCAAGATAGGAAGGTCACTGATGTTTCGTTGGCTTCTCGAGGCCTCGAGGGGCCCATCTCGCTGTTCCTTGGCAACCTCACCGGACTTTTGCGCCTCAACCTTTCCCGGAACTTGCTGTCTGGTGGCTTGCCACTGGAATTAGTGTCATCCAGCAGCATCCTTGTTCTTGACATCAGCTTCAACCGCCTCACAGGAGGCCTGAGCGAGCTGCCATCTTCAACCCCTGCGCGGCCTCTGCAGGTACTCAACATCTCAAGCAACTGGGTTACAGGCATATTACCAATCACAACATGGGAGGTGATGAAGAGCCTGGTCATTCTTAATGCTAGTTCCAACAGATTTACTGGTCAGATACCAACTACACAATGTGTTAGCGCGCCATCTTTTGTTGTGCTTGAGCTCAGTTTCAACCAACTCAGTGGGAACATCCCTCCAGGACTCAGTAATTGCTCGGTGCTGAAATTGATTGGTGTTGGCTACAACAACCTCAATGGCACGCTTCCAAATGAACTCTTCAACGTAACCACGTTAGAGCACCTCTCGTTGCCTAACAATAGGTTAGAAGGAGCTCTCGATGGCATTAGCAAGCTCACAAATCTGGTCACCCTTGATCTTGGCGGGAATGAGCTCAGCGGCAATATTCCAGAGTCTATAGGTGATCTGAAGAGATTGGAGAAGCTGCATTTGGAACACAACAACATGTCAGGGGAGCTGCCAGCAGCTCTAGGCAACTGCACAAATCTTGTAACAATTGACCTCAAGGCAAACCAATTTAGCGGAGAACTTACCAAGGTCAACTTCGTAAGCCTGTCCAATCTAAAAAAACTAGATCTTCTTTCCAATAACATCACCGGCACAGTTCCAGAAAGCATATACTCCTGCAGCAAGCTGACGGCACTACGGCTATCTTACAATCCTTTCCATGGTCAATTGTCAGAAAAAATAGGCAATCTGAAGTCCCTCTTATTCCTATCACTTGCTAATAACTCTCTTACAAATATCACAAGAACACTTCAGATGCTTAGCAGTTCCAGGAGCCTCACCACCCTTTATATTGGGTGCAACTTCCTGCATGAGACCATGCCAGAGGATGTCAGCATTGATGGTTTTCAGAATCTCCAGGTTCTTTCTATAAATCATTGTTCATTGTGTGGAAAAATACCTGATTGGCTATCAAAGCTACCGAATTTGGGGATGCTATTTTTGCAAGGCAATCAACTAACTGGACCGATACCTGAATGGATCAGCAGCCTAAATTTTCTCTTCTCTCTAGATATATCAAACAACAGCCTTACAGGGGAAATTCCAAGGTTCTTAATGGAGATGCCAATGCTAGAATGAGATAATACTGCACCAAAGGTATTCTTTGAGCTGCCTGTTTGGAACAAGAACCAATTTCTGCAATACCTCACGCCCAGTGCTTTTCCTAAAGAGCTTAATCTAGCCATGAATAATTTCACTGGTATGATTCCGGCGGAGATCGGTAGGTTACAAGGACTATTTTCACTTAACTTGAGCTCCAACAGATTATCTGGAGAGATACCAGAACAGATCTGCAATCTCACGAACCTGCAGATGCTCGACTTGTCTGGTAATCATCTCACTGGTAAGATTCCAGCTGCATTGAACAATCTGCACTTCCTTTCCAGATTCAACATTTCTAATAATGACCTAGAAGGCCCTATTCCAAACATGGGCCAGTTCAGCACGTTTCCGGATTCTAGCTTTGGTGGAAACCCAAAACTGTGTggccctatggttgcaaaccattgtgGTTCGGCAGAAGCAAGTCCAGTTTCCATTGACCCTATAAAACAGATTGGTAGTGAGGCCATCATCTTTATGACCTCCTTCGGTGTTTTCTTTGGAGTAGGAGTCCTATATGATCAGAAAGTCTTAGCTAGACATTTTGGCTGAAACCATGTAACCGTTATCACCGTTAACAAATGGTTAATATTTGTAAATATTGAGTATAGAATATAAGAACATTTGACTCTGCAGTCCAGTAAAGAAAATCTACAGGGAAAGCACACAAGAGGCGCTCCAATGATAACTTATCACAAAAAATGTCATTTTTCATCTCCTTTGTAGCCTCTCCTGCCTAAAGCTGATTCAGTAAGAATACTTTTCTTTAATGATAACCAGAAATAAATCTTGATTTTCAGAAGTACTCTAGCACTTATATTAGAGTCAGATGTTTAAATTGCCATGTGTAAAGAGCTAACCAGAAGCCTTGCAAATCAGACCAACTTTGTGTCTCTGTTGTTGTCAAGTACACCCCTGGTGCAGGCTGACTTCATTTCTTCCTACGTAAGTAGGGTGTCTCGCCCAAAAGCATCCTCTTGCACTGCTAAAGTAAATAAGTTAGACACAGACACCGTGGAACCACTAATTTCAGAGCAATCATGTACTGTTTCATGTCAGAATTATTTTTACTGATTCTCCCATGAGCTAACAGCATGCTGCATAAGAAAGCAAGTAGGCACCAAATTCTATTTTCAATTGCGAATATGCATCAAGAAGATCATGTGACAGCAGATGTACCATGATAAAAGAATGCAAATATATTCTAGGCATGACAGGTTGAAAAATGTCTAGCACAGGTAGCATAGGGGAAGGTATAAAAGGGTGCATCGGGAGATCAGACGATCCTTGAATTACATAGGAAGGCATTTATTTTTTTGCAAGAAACATAGGAAGGTGCTTATTCTAGTAGAAAGCCAATGGCGTTAAACTGGTTTGTCATTGTCAATGTTAATCACTTCCTAGTATTATCAGCTAAATATGTCAGCTATCTATGCACTTAATACTCTAAGGGCATAAAATTATAACCCCCAAGCGTGCAAGATCTGTTTTGCACAAACACGATCCCCCTAAATAGTAAGTACTTTTGGTTTGTGGACTCGAAAAACTCAATGCAACAATACGATAAGCGGGAAAAAACAATATTGTCAAACAATCCATATCCTACTTTCAGCATGGCCTGAATCATATATGATAGCATCATACTATTTGGTTGGCGTAAAAGCTGCGCCAGGAGCTGGTGGAAAATTCACCTTCCACTTGCATTATTCCATTTCGCAGTGTTAGTGTGAGAGACATTGATTCAACAGACTTGGCTCCTAGCAGCAGCAGCCGCAGGCCGCTGGCTCGTTGACCTCAGGTTGAAGTGCACTGCCACGGGTCAGAGCTTGATGATGGCGAGGAGGGCGAGTGGCGGTCGGCGGCGTTGGGGAGATCTGGCCGCTGGGCGACGTGAGACGCACCTGCGGGTGAGCCGCGGGCCGCAGCGACGGGGAGAGCCGCCGGTTGTACGCCGACGCGGCGGGGAGGTCAGCGGGGTCGAGGAACGCGGCTCCGGCGGCTGCCCGCCCTGCGGCGACAGATGCTAGGGCATCGCCGGGGGGAGAGAGATATGCAGCCGAGGCGCCAAAGGATGGCAACGCGGCCCAAGGAGCCTGGCCGCCTTCCACAAGAGCTTGGCCGCCGTGAAGGAGGCGACTACACCTGTCCTGCTCATGCGGTCATGCCCTCAAGGTGTTTGCGAGAATGTCGTCTCTGTTTGCAGAATGCACAGTATGCCGTGTCTGACACTTATTTGCAGAATGCAGAACACCATCATTTCATTCCATCGCAGATAAGATCAGTGCCAAGCTCGATAATGGATGGTCGCAATTGTATTAAGCATAGTCCACCTAGCTACATACTGAAAACAGCTTCAATCTTGCTGATCAGCATAGTCGACCTAGCTACACACTGAAAACAGCTTCAAGCTCCTTACTGATCAACGAGCATCGGAGCGACTAAGCTAGCTAACACTTTAGCGACCTTGTGCTTATAGAGGAAGGTTGGAATGGGCAGCTCGCTCGGATCCGGCGACATGATGAAGGTCGGCATAGGCAGCTCGCTCGGGTCCGGCGACACCATGAATGTCGGGCCAGCGAACAAGGAtgcctccgagtccacctccatcttAGCCAGAGCCTTTGGCTTCTTGTCGGGCCGGTCCATCAACGGAGCGAGGCCAGCGAAGGGTGATGCCTCCACCACGGTACGAGGtgtcgccttcttctccgacgccACAGGGCCAGCGAAGAGTGTCGCCACCGAGTCTGCCACCATCTCAGTCGTAGGCTCTGCCTTCTCCGAAAGGTCGATCGACGGAGAAGGGCAAGCGAAGGATGTCACCACCGAGTCTAGCTCCATCTCAGTCACAGGCTTTGTCTTCTTCCCGAACCGGCCGGCCGACGGGGCGGGGCCGGCGGAGATTGATGCCTGCGAAGCTGCCACCATCTCAGCCGGAGGCCTCGGCTTCTTGTCGCACCGGTCGACGGatggcgcgcggctcgccggcctCTTCCAGTTCTCTCTCGGCGTCTCCACGCGGCCGAGGCGCTCGACGCCGCCGTTCAAACTCTCGGCACGGCGGAGCGTCTTGTCAGTGGCCCAGCTGGAGCTCCGGGAAGCACGTCCGGGAAGGTCGATCTTGTCTCTGATCCAGCTTCTGCTCATCGAGGCACGTCCAGGCTGCTGCTTCTTGGTGTCCAGCTCCACACGAGCCGTGTACACCGCCGGAGGAGGCGTCAGGAGGAGGCAGCGCGCCGGGGTAGGCAACAGCGGCGGCAAGGTCGCAGCGACATGGCTAGCCATCTCTGCAAAACACAGGACACAGCAAAGAACAGAGAGACCAAGTGATTGCACAAGCGAAACAAGTAAACAGAACAATTGCGATGCTGAAATTCAGATGATGACCGGAGAAGAAAGAGGAAACTCGCCGGATTCTTTGCTCGCCGTCGGCGAGAGAAGCTCGCCGGGTTGTTAGGTCGCCAGGAGAACGTCGCGCGTGATCTATCGAGGGGACGGCTTGCTCGTCGGATCGAAGGAAAAGTGCGATCTATCCCCGCAGCCCGGCTGATATAGATCGACCCCCGATGCCCCGCCGCGTAGAAACCACGCAATCCGAGTTCGGCTCGTaaccgccgccagcgccgccgcccgtgGTCCAACCGCCGGAGCCACCAGCGACGCACTCATCCGATCTTTCCTCCTCTTCGTCGGTGGCCTGGGCATCCCGCGGTGGCGCGACTGCGCCTGCGCCTCCATTCCGCCGCCGCGTGCCATCCTGGCTCGGCATCGCGGCCGTCGTGGCCGCCGAGCTCTGTTACCCGCATGAGTCGCAGCTGTAAGAACCACGGTGAGGAGTCGCAGCAGCGACGAGATGCTGGCCGGGGTTGTTGCTTTCCTCCTGCGCTGATTGCTGCTCTTCCACGCTGCTCCATGGGTGGTCAGTTGTTGCGCTTGTCAAATGTTTGATGAAATGCTTGAGCAGGATGCCCGGTCCTTTCAATCAATTTGAGCAGAAGCAACTCCAGTAGTTCAATGTTAATAGAGCGAAGGGCGGATGCACATTCACGAGTTCACCATGTGTAATCACTAATTAATCTAGCATAATAGGACTAAAGTCTACACTGACAAATAAGCTGGCACCTTAAGCCACCTACGATTCTCAAACTGAACAATCGAAACTGCATTTCTCAGTTATTGTTGGTGTGCATTTGTTAATTCCATGATAGATGCATATGTAACTTGGCGGCTTCCATGTATTATAATCCACTgaaattgtttgaaatttgtgaCTGGTTGCTTTTCTGCTTCATTCTATAAAGTGGGGCAGGGGGACCCCTTTCATTAAAAAAAACTAAAATGGTTCGAAATGAAAAAGTCAATACAATGCTCATACAATTTGtttattttttgaaaataaaaTCCATTTGAAAAATAGATAATTCATGAGCTTATTATGTAAGTAGCTTTGAGATTCCATCTATAAATAATTCTATTTTAATTTGTAACCCATGTCTTACCCAATTCATGACTTGTATTATTATGGTTATAATGCTTTAACTCTTGCGGTGCCTTCCCAGGTGCCGCTGTCGACTATCGGGATCACTGCCAATCTCATCAAGGCTGAATTGTGCAACTACATCGGGGATTGCCATGACAGCACCTTCTCCTGGAaggttcgagaggtttttgcggttTTTGATTCTTCAACTACATCCAATTATCAGAGGTCTCCTGTTGGTTTTTGCGGCTTCCCTTCCGCTGTGATGGAGTCAAACTTGacagatctagggtagggggtcccaagctggtAGCCTTAGGATGATGGTAATAGGGcaagggggacacgatgtttgcccATATTCAGACCCTCTCGAAGATGTAAAACCCTACGACCTACTTTGTTTGTATTGATTATGGATGGGGTACAGAATACATGTTGATCCACCTCGAGATCGTGTATAAATGAGTTGGTTTTTCTCTACGGACTACACCCCTCTGTTTATATAGACGCCTGGGTACCTAGGATTACACATAGGTTGGTTACATTCGAAGATAAACACGTCAAAGATGCATTCATGCCTTGAAGTATGTGTCAAGTCTTCGGAAGATCTCATCTTGCACATAGGTCGGTTACATTCGAAGATAAACACGTCAAAGATGCATTCATGCCTTGAAGTATGTGTCAAGTCTTCGGAAGATTTCATCTTGCACATAGGTCGGTTACATCCGAAGATAAACACGTCGAAGATTGCATTCATGCCGTCTTGATTCCTCCATGGGGCCCAACGAATGTGGCCCACTGGTTGGTCATCTGGGGGTTCTCGACCCAACCAATGTCTCGGAGCCGACGTGGTTAACACCCCCCCATTCAGGATACCATCATTAGCCCTCGAACCAGTCTTCAAGCCGAGGACTATCCTCACAAAGGTTGTTGTTCATCTTAGGTCTTTGGCCTTGTAAATTGGTTCAATCATCTTCTTTGCGTGTTTGTCTCCAGAGTGACCAGAATCTTGTCCGAGGAGCCCCAACTAAGCTTCCAAGTTTTTTTCTTTTCGCCGGATCCGAAGACCCTTTCAGTGCCTAGTTATCTTAACGACGAAGTCTTCTTGTGTCAGGATGGGGACGTCGGTTTGGCGGTGTTCTGACAACTTCGACCGAACCCGAAATGCTACCACGCCTGCAAAACCGAAAGATGCCTTGAGTTATCGTTATATCGTGTTAGTGCAGCACGAGGCCATTACAATTGGCACGTATTGTCAATAAAGTGACCGGGCCCCAGATTTTTGGCGTCATTACCAGCAAACCCCCTCGATTCACATGCACACGTTACACATACCACATTGGGTACTCGTGAAATTTACTACCGCACAGTACGCGCCTTTGGTGTTTTTACTTTTTACTGGCTTATAAAAGGCACACTGTAAAATGAATCAATTACCACGCTTTCCATcttgctcctgcttccatcatcctCAAGCTTCAGTGCCCAAAGAACAGAGCAAAAGCCTTCCGAGCTGCTTTCCCTCTCTCGGTTCTCTAGCGTTCTTCTACTCCCATTGGAGTTGTTGGATTCCCTGAAAAGGAAAGGTGATGTGTCACAACAATAGAAAATATTTTCCTTGGTTAATAACAAAaaattatcgaactagtaggagtcTACAAGCTACCAATGTAAACAACACCCGCACACAAACACAAAACAAAATGTTTGCACCCAACTTGTCAAGAGAGTTTTCAGTCCCCTTGTCTTGCCATTTGTCGGGGGGTGACCCCCAGGTAGTCCCAAGATGTCGAGCCGGACAGGGTGCCTGCCTGCCCGGTGCTACTTGTGAActgtgttgggatttccccgaagatgagaggatgatgcagtatagtaaaaataagtatttccctaagttaagaactaaagttatcaatccagtaggagaaccacgcaacacctcgttagcagcacctgcacacaaataacaaatccttgcaacccaacgcgaacaaggggttgtcaatcccttggcggttacgTGCAAGATAAAATTATGTAGTAATTGATAGATAGAttgaaaaaaatacaaaataaaataaataatataaaattgcatcaaggttttgtaggatttttagtatgataaaagtagacccggggccatagttttcactagagagttccctcttgaaaatagcatatgttggctaaacaaattactgttggacaattgatagaaaaacaagtAATCATGACGatgtccaaggcaatgatcatgtatataggcatcacgtctgatacaagtagaccgactcttgccttactattactccagacatcgaacgctatccagcatgcatctaaagtattaagttcataaagaatggagtaatgccttactaagcaagatgacatgatgtagtgatgacccacaagtataggggatcaattgtagatcttttcgataagtaagagtgtcaaacccaacgaggagcagaaggaaatgacaagtggttttccgtaaggtaatgtctgtaagtgctgaaattgtaagtagcagagtagtttgatagcaaggtaatttgtaacgagcaagtaatgatagtagtaacaaaagtgaagcaaggtagcccaatccttttgaggcaaaggactggccaaaacggtctcttatgataagcaaagcgttcttgagggtacacgggaatttcatctagtcactttcatcatgttggcttaattcgtgtttggtactttggtaatttgatatgtgggtggaccgatgcttaggtgttgttcttacttgaacaaacctcctacttatgattaaccctcccgcaagcatccgcaactacgagaaaagtattaagaataaattctaaccatagcattaaacttttggatccaatcggtcccttacggaatagcgcataaactggggtttaagcttctgtcactcttgcaatccatcatctaattgctactccataatgcattcccttaggcccaaatatgatgaagtatcatgtagtcgacgttcacatgacaccactaagggaatcacaacatacatactatcaaaatatcgaacacatatcaagttcacatgattacttgcaacatgatttctcccgtgacctcaagaacaaaagtaactactcacaaatgataatcatgatcaagatcataggggtattaaatagcatattggatctaaatatataatattccaccaaataaaccatatagtaatcaactacaagatgtaatcaacactactagtcacccacaagcaccaatctttagtttcagtaacaagattgaacacaagagatggactagggtttgagaggagatggtgctattgaagtgttgatggagattgccctcctcaagatgggagagttgttgttggtgatgatgatgatgattccccccttcgggagggaagttcccccgacagaatcgctccaccggagggcaaaaatgctccttcccaagttccgtctcgagacggcggcgctccgtcccgaaaatcCTCTCCTTACTTTTTCTAGGTCAAAGTGActtatataacagaagatgggcaccataggtggacctgggtgagcacaacccacgagGGTGCGCCTAGGctgcctggcacgcccaggtgggttgtgcccacctggtgggcaccctttggtagttatttactccaatattcctcaaatatttcataaaaattctccgtgaagtttcagctcatttggagttgtgcagaatagatggcctgacgtagcttttccaggtccagatttccagctgccggaattctccctctttgtgtatatctttcatattgatacgtctccaacgtatctataatttttgattgctccatgctatattatctattgttttggactatattgggctttattttccacttttatattatttttgggactaacctattaaccggaggcccagcccagaattgctgtttttgcctatttcagtgtttcggataaacagaatatcaaacggagtccaaacggaataaaatcttcggaaacgtgattttctcaccggacatgatccaggagacttggaccctactgcaagggatcaaagaggtggtcacgagggtgggggcgcgccccctgcctcgtgggcccctaggtgctccaccaacgtactccttcctcctatatatacacacatacccccaaacgatcagaacaggagccaaaaccctaattccaccgccgcaactttctgtatccatgagatcccatcttggggcctgttccggagctccgccggaagagggccgtcatcatggagggcttctacatcatcctagcccctccgatgaagtgtgagtagtttacctcagaccttcaggtccatagttagtagctagatgactttttctctctctttgaatctcaatacaaagttctccccctctcttgtggagatctattcaatgtaatcttctttttgcggttgtTTGTTGAggtcgatgaattgtgggtttatgatcaagtctatctatgaataatatttgaatcttttctgaattcttttatgcatgattggttatctttgcaagtctcttcgaattatccgtttggtttggccaactagattggtagttcttgccatgggagaagtgcttagcttcaggttcgatcttgcagtgtccttaccaagtgatagaaggggcagcaaggcacatattgtatcgttgccattgagttttgtttgtgttttttgtgtttaattagtttttgtgccaagtagaaccgttgggaagacttggggaaagtcttgttgaacttgctgtaaaaaacagaaactttagtgctcacgagaacgactgtcatttttatttgaagagtgctatttagttaattatttttgaagatgattaatagataaattcctcacgtccagcaatttattttagaatttttgggattccagatcttgcgctagctacagattactacagactgttctgtttttgacagattctgtttttcgtgtgttgtttgcttattttgatgaatctatggctagtaaaatagtttataatccatagagaagttggaatacagtaggtttaacaccaatataaataaagaatgagttaattacagtactttgaagtggtcttttgttttctttcgctaacggagctcacgagttttctatcttgagttttgtgttgtgaagttttcaagttttgggtgtggattatggaacaaggagtggcaagagcctaagcttggggatgcccaaggcacctccaagataatccaaggacaccaaaaagtcaaagcttggggatgccccggaaggcatcccctcttttcgtccacttccatcggtaatttacttggagctatatttttattcaccaacatgatatgggttttgcttggagtgtcttgtattatttgtgtctttgtttgttagtatgccacaatcatccttactgtacacaccttttgagagagccatacatgaataaaaatttgatagaatactctatgtgcttcacttatatcctttgagctagataattttgctctatatgcttcacttatatcctttgagctagataattttgctctatatgcttcacttatatcctttgagctagataatttttctctatgtgcttcacttatatcttttgagcgttataattttgctctatgtgcttcacttagatcttttagagcacgatggtggattcgttttaaagaaactattgatctctcatgcttcacttaaattaatttgagagtctcttaatagcatggtaatttgcctaataataatatgcttggtattcaagatttgtgaaactttcttttgagtgtgttgaatactaagaaaagattgaagcatgataattgttttgagatatggatgtgataatattaaagtcatgctagttgagtagttgtgaatttaaagaatacttgtgttgaagtttgtgattcccgtagcatgcacatatggtgaaccgttatgtgatgaagtcggagcatgatttatttattgattgtcttccttat
This window contains:
- the LOC123132326 gene encoding uncharacterized protein, with product MASHVAATLPPLLPTPARCLLLTPPPAVYTARVELDTKKQQPGRASMSRSWIRDKIDLPGRASRSSSWATDKTLRRAESLNGGVERLGRVETPRENWKRPASRAPSVDRCDKKPRPPAEMVAASQASISAGPAPSAGRFGKKTKPVTEMELDSVVTSFACPSPSIDLSEKAEPTTEMVADSVATLFAGPVASEKKATPRTVVEASPFAGLAPLMDRPDKKPKALAKMEVDSEASLFAGPTFMVSPDPSELPMPTFIMSPDPSELPIPTFLYKHKVAKVLASLVAPMLVDQ